A part of Amycolatopsis lurida genomic DNA contains:
- a CDS encoding oxidoreductase has translation MAAHARWTEADIPDQTGRTVFVTGANSGLGLRMSEVLAGKGARVLLGCRSPERGAKALEQVRAAATGQAPELVRLDLADLGSVREAAKKVQELSGDKLDVLVNNAGVMATPRGHTKDGFETQFGTNHLGHAVLTWLLMPSLRNGSSARVVTLSSVAATGARIDIADPNFERRMYNPGSAYGQSKLSNQVFALELDRRLRAAGEDVISVAAHPGYTWTGLGSGMARSYRNPVVRALVAGGNRIGEIFIAQNARQGTLPQLFAATAPEVEGGDYIGPRGLGGLRGAPVKVRPLAAARSESLGAALWDVTTKLTGVTPDPA, from the coding sequence ATGGCTGCTCACGCGCGCTGGACCGAGGCCGACATCCCGGATCAGACCGGCCGGACCGTATTCGTCACGGGGGCGAACTCAGGCCTCGGGCTGCGGATGTCCGAGGTGCTCGCGGGCAAGGGGGCCCGCGTGCTGCTCGGCTGCCGATCACCGGAGCGTGGCGCCAAAGCGCTCGAACAGGTGCGCGCGGCCGCGACCGGGCAAGCGCCCGAACTCGTGCGGCTGGACCTCGCCGACCTCGGCTCGGTCCGCGAAGCCGCGAAGAAGGTCCAGGAATTGTCGGGTGACAAGCTCGACGTCCTGGTCAACAACGCGGGCGTGATGGCGACCCCGCGCGGCCACACCAAGGACGGCTTCGAGACCCAGTTCGGCACGAACCATCTCGGGCACGCGGTGCTGACCTGGCTGCTGATGCCGTCCCTGCGCAACGGCTCCTCGGCGCGTGTCGTCACCCTGTCGAGTGTCGCGGCGACCGGCGCGCGCATCGACATCGCCGACCCGAACTTCGAGCGCCGGATGTACAACCCGGGCTCGGCCTACGGCCAGTCGAAACTCTCCAATCAGGTGTTCGCGCTCGAACTGGACCGCAGGCTGCGCGCCGCGGGCGAAGACGTCATCAGCGTGGCGGCCCACCCGGGCTACACGTGGACCGGGCTCGGTTCCGGGATGGCTCGCTCCTACCGCAACCCCGTGGTGCGCGCGCTCGTCGCCGGTGGCAACCGGATCGGCGAGATCTTCATCGCGCAGAACGCGCGCCAGGGCACGCTCCCGCAGCTGTTCGCGGCAACGGCTCCCGAGGTCGAAGGCGGCGACTACATCGGCCCGCGCGGGCTCGGCGGGCTTCGCGGCGCGCCGGTCAAAGTGCGGCCTTTGGCCGCCGCGAGGAGCGAGTCGCTCGGCGCCGCGTTGTGGGACGTGACCACCAAGTTGACGGGCGTCACCCCCGACCCCGCGTGA
- a CDS encoding TetR/AcrR family transcriptional regulator, which translates to MRSRRLDYSESTRSALVESAVELFTKRGYAGTSLDEIAKRARVTKGALYHHFSGKQALFEAAFDTVESQVFDRLEKIMNGPASPWERALSGLRGFLQSCLDPAYQRIAIHEAPVVMGWERWREAEERCSFGLVRTGIQSLIEVGEVDDVPVDVTARLLFGALSSAAIEIASSPEPKKVSAQVEEVLVRLLVGFRRVPPAEHGKAS; encoded by the coding sequence ATGAGGTCAAGGCGGCTGGACTATTCCGAGTCCACCCGGTCGGCACTCGTCGAGAGTGCCGTGGAGCTGTTCACCAAACGCGGGTACGCCGGCACATCTCTCGACGAGATCGCCAAACGGGCCAGGGTGACGAAGGGTGCGCTCTACCACCATTTCAGTGGGAAGCAGGCGCTGTTCGAGGCTGCCTTCGACACGGTCGAGAGCCAGGTCTTCGACCGGCTCGAGAAGATCATGAACGGTCCGGCCTCGCCGTGGGAGCGGGCGCTCTCCGGGCTGCGCGGCTTCCTGCAAAGCTGCCTCGACCCGGCGTACCAGCGCATCGCGATCCACGAGGCGCCGGTGGTCATGGGCTGGGAACGCTGGCGCGAGGCCGAGGAGCGGTGCAGCTTCGGCCTGGTCCGCACCGGGATCCAGTCGCTCATCGAGGTCGGCGAGGTCGACGACGTCCCGGTGGACGTCACCGCGCGGCTGCTGTTCGGCGCGTTGTCCAGCGCCGCCATCGAGATCGCGAGTTCGCCGGAGCCGAAGAAGGTCAGCGCCCAGGTCGAAGAGGTCTTGGTGCGGCTGCTCGTCGGATTCCGCCGTGTCCCGCCCGCCGAGCACGGGAAAGCGAGCTGA
- a CDS encoding LLM class F420-dependent oxidoreductase, which translates to MDLRIFTEPQQGASYEDLLRVAKATEDAGYDAFFRSDHYLKMGSATGLPGPTDAWITLAGLARETRRVRLGTLVTAATFRHPSVLAISVAQVDQMSGGRVELGLGSGWYDDEHTAYGLDLPPMKERFDRYAEQLAVVTGLWETPEGETFSFDGEHYKLVDSPGLPKPAQRPRPPVIIGGGGKKRTPALAARYADEFNLPFVGPDVAAEQFGRVDDAAREIGRDPKEIIRSAALVVAVGRDDAEVAKRAGVLGREVSELRENGLAGTPSEVVEKVGQWREKTGITRLYLQLLDLSDLDQIELIASEVAPQLD; encoded by the coding sequence GTGGACCTCAGGATCTTTACCGAACCCCAGCAGGGGGCCAGTTACGAAGACCTGCTCCGGGTGGCCAAGGCCACCGAGGACGCGGGTTACGACGCCTTCTTCCGCAGCGATCACTACCTGAAGATGGGCTCGGCGACCGGGCTGCCCGGACCGACCGACGCGTGGATCACCCTCGCGGGTCTCGCCCGGGAGACCCGCCGTGTGCGGCTGGGCACCCTCGTCACCGCCGCCACGTTCCGGCATCCGTCGGTGCTCGCGATCTCGGTCGCGCAGGTGGATCAGATGTCGGGCGGCCGCGTCGAACTCGGCCTCGGTTCCGGCTGGTACGACGATGAGCACACCGCGTACGGCCTCGACCTGCCGCCGATGAAGGAGCGCTTCGACCGCTACGCCGAGCAGCTCGCCGTCGTCACCGGGCTGTGGGAGACGCCGGAAGGGGAGACGTTCTCCTTCGACGGTGAGCACTACAAGCTCGTCGACTCGCCGGGCCTGCCGAAGCCGGCGCAGCGGCCCCGGCCGCCGGTGATCATCGGCGGTGGCGGCAAGAAACGCACCCCGGCGCTCGCCGCCCGCTATGCGGACGAGTTCAACCTGCCGTTCGTGGGCCCGGACGTCGCCGCGGAGCAGTTCGGCCGCGTCGACGACGCCGCCCGCGAGATCGGCCGCGACCCCAAGGAGATCATCCGCTCCGCCGCGCTCGTGGTCGCCGTGGGTCGCGACGACGCCGAGGTCGCGAAGCGCGCCGGCGTGCTGGGCCGCGAGGTCTCCGAGCTGCGGGAGAACGGGCTCGCGGGGACGCCGTCGGAGGTCGTCGAAAAGGTCGGGCAGTGGCGGGAGAAGACCGGGATCACCCGGCTCTACCTGCAGCTGCTGGACCTCTCGGATCTGGACCAGATCGAGTTGATCGCGTCCGAGGTCGCCCCTCAGCTGGACTGA
- the lipB gene encoding lipoyl(octanoyl) transferase LipB — MSSSTTSCRASTEPVDVREIGTIDYTEAWELQREHVTARADGDGPDTMLLLEHPSVYTAGKRTEAEDRPTDGTPVIDVDRGGKITWHGPGQLVGYPIVKLADPIDVVHYVRRLEEALITVCDQLGVHTGRVEGRSGVWIPADDRGPERKIAAIGIRVQRGVTMHGFELNCNADLGAFDKIVPCGIRDAGVTSLSYELDREVTVASVLPMARDAVLAALEGDLPVSDERWLPRPEAPAAPGVTFALQN; from the coding sequence GTGAGCTCTTCGACCACGTCATGCCGCGCCTCCACCGAGCCCGTCGACGTCCGCGAGATCGGGACGATCGACTACACCGAAGCCTGGGAACTCCAGCGAGAGCACGTGACAGCCCGTGCCGACGGTGACGGCCCGGACACCATGCTGCTGCTGGAGCACCCGTCGGTGTACACCGCGGGCAAGCGCACCGAAGCCGAGGACAGGCCGACCGACGGCACCCCGGTGATCGACGTCGACCGCGGCGGCAAGATCACCTGGCACGGGCCGGGCCAGCTGGTCGGGTACCCGATCGTCAAACTCGCCGACCCGATCGACGTCGTGCACTACGTGCGGCGGCTCGAAGAGGCCCTGATCACCGTCTGCGACCAGCTCGGCGTGCACACCGGCCGGGTCGAGGGCCGCAGCGGCGTCTGGATCCCCGCCGACGACCGCGGCCCGGAGCGGAAGATCGCCGCGATCGGCATCCGTGTCCAGCGTGGCGTGACCATGCACGGGTTCGAGCTGAACTGCAACGCCGACCTCGGCGCCTTCGACAAGATCGTCCCGTGCGGCATCCGGGACGCCGGCGTGACGTCGCTTTCCTACGAGCTCGACCGCGAGGTCACCGTGGCGTCGGTGCTGCCGATGGCGCGCGACGCCGTGCTGGCGGCGCTGGAAGGCGACCTTCCGGTGAGCGACGAGCGCTGGCTCCCGCGCCCCGAAGCCCCGGCCGCCCCCGGCGTCACCTTCGCCCTGCAGAACTGA
- a CDS encoding phosphatase PAP2 family protein produces MTVRRGLYTLAGFLLLIGFVVLGLSVDERPPPVDVALADAFRGQHTEPAGQVAGLVTNVLGPVLPFVLGAVLVVLAWRRRNLTVLCVKLAVVLLLCRMTSLIAKPVFYRERPREFPDLSYPSGHVVAVACTGFVAVLLCAWTRPHLARLAIIIIAAAATVAGALCRIVLGVHWLTDTAGSVLAVGGVGLIAAAGLGLLPLPKDPA; encoded by the coding sequence ATGACCGTGCGGCGCGGTCTGTACACCCTCGCCGGGTTCCTCCTGCTGATCGGCTTCGTCGTCCTCGGCCTGTCCGTCGACGAGCGGCCGCCGCCGGTGGACGTCGCGCTCGCCGACGCGTTCCGCGGCCAGCACACCGAGCCTGCCGGTCAGGTGGCGGGCCTGGTCACAAACGTCCTCGGCCCGGTCCTGCCGTTCGTGCTGGGCGCGGTGCTGGTGGTGCTCGCCTGGCGCCGCCGGAACCTGACCGTGTTGTGCGTCAAACTCGCCGTCGTCCTGCTGCTGTGCCGGATGACCAGCCTGATCGCGAAGCCGGTCTTCTACCGGGAGCGGCCGCGCGAATTCCCCGATCTGAGCTATCCGAGCGGGCACGTCGTCGCCGTCGCGTGCACCGGGTTCGTCGCGGTACTGCTGTGCGCGTGGACCCGTCCGCACCTCGCGCGCCTGGCGATCATCATCATCGCCGCCGCGGCGACGGTGGCGGGTGCCCTCTGCCGCATCGTGCTCGGCGTGCACTGGCTGACCGACACCGCGGGTTCCGTGCTCGCGGTGGGCGGCGTCGGCCTGATCGCGGCGGCCGGACTGGGCCTGCTCCCCCTGCCGAAAGACCCGGCGTAG
- a CDS encoding TIGR01777 family oxidoreductase: MRVLIAGASGLIGTSLTTRLRRSGHEVVRLVRREERAADERRWDPPAGEIADGALDGVGAVVNLAGAPLLPGRWSAARKQVLLDSRVEPTEVLAEAVAEHGIPVLVNASAVGYYGDAGPSLVDETSPVGRGFLAELCTAWEAATETAATAGVRVVRIRTGLVLAREGGLLDVLRPLFRLGLGGKLGDGKQYMPWISLDDEVGAIVFALENETLSGAVNLSGPQPATNAAFTKALGRAVHRPAIWQVPGFAMKIALGQAAEEMALFGQRAMPRALEEAGYAFRHPTLEDALAAAT; the protein is encoded by the coding sequence ATGCGAGTTCTGATCGCGGGCGCGAGCGGACTGATCGGTACCTCCCTCACGACACGGTTGCGCCGTTCCGGGCACGAAGTGGTCCGGCTCGTCCGCCGGGAAGAGCGGGCGGCCGACGAACGCCGCTGGGATCCTCCCGCCGGCGAGATAGCGGACGGCGCACTCGACGGGGTCGGCGCCGTCGTGAACCTCGCGGGAGCGCCGCTGCTGCCCGGGCGCTGGAGCGCGGCCCGCAAACAGGTCCTCCTCGACAGCCGGGTCGAACCGACGGAGGTCCTCGCGGAAGCCGTCGCCGAACACGGCATCCCCGTACTGGTCAACGCCTCCGCCGTCGGCTACTACGGCGACGCCGGTCCGTCCCTTGTGGACGAAACAAGCCCGGTGGGCCGGGGTTTCCTCGCCGAACTCTGCACCGCCTGGGAAGCCGCCACCGAGACGGCGGCCACCGCCGGCGTCCGCGTCGTGCGCATCCGCACCGGGCTGGTGCTCGCGCGCGAAGGCGGGCTACTGGACGTCCTGCGCCCGCTGTTCCGCCTGGGGCTCGGCGGAAAACTCGGTGACGGCAAGCAATACATGCCGTGGATCTCGCTCGACGACGAGGTCGGCGCGATCGTTTTCGCGCTGGAGAACGAAACGCTGTCCGGCGCGGTCAACCTCTCCGGCCCGCAGCCCGCCACGAACGCCGCCTTCACGAAGGCCCTGGGCCGCGCCGTGCACCGGCCGGCGATCTGGCAGGTGCCCGGTTTCGCCATGAAGATCGCCCTCGGGCAGGCGGCCGAGGAGATGGCGCTGTTCGGGCAGCGTGCCATGCCGCGTGCGCTGGAGGAGGCGGGATACGCGTTCCGCCATCCGACCCTCGAGGACGCGCTGGCCGCCGCGACATGA
- a CDS encoding ArsR/SmtB family transcription factor, whose product MNAEFAERIAALEARVAALEGGHSQQTEPAASPGGLVGYHGELTEPFELNWAISVTPGPMLAFADGPRVEVLAALSSTARVALVRTLAEKGAQTAPALQEAAELGSPGQLYHHLKALTGAGIVEQDKRGSYRLRPAATIPVLVLLTAASDVAGQLKNLSVRPDRG is encoded by the coding sequence ATGAACGCCGAGTTCGCCGAGCGGATCGCCGCCCTCGAAGCACGGGTAGCCGCGCTCGAAGGAGGACACAGCCAGCAGACCGAACCGGCGGCGAGCCCTGGCGGTCTGGTCGGTTATCACGGCGAACTGACCGAGCCGTTCGAATTGAACTGGGCGATCAGCGTCACGCCCGGTCCGATGCTGGCGTTCGCGGACGGGCCGCGGGTCGAAGTGCTCGCGGCCCTGTCCAGCACCGCACGGGTGGCACTCGTGCGGACGCTGGCCGAGAAGGGCGCGCAGACCGCGCCCGCCCTTCAAGAGGCCGCCGAACTCGGTTCGCCGGGCCAGCTGTACCACCATCTCAAAGCGCTGACCGGCGCCGGGATCGTCGAGCAGGACAAACGCGGCAGTTACCGGCTCCGGCCCGCCGCGACGATCCCGGTGCTGGTGCTGCTCACCGCCGCGTCCGACGTCGCCGGGCAACTGAAGAACCTGAGCGTGCGCCCGGATCGCGGATAG
- a CDS encoding serine hydrolase, translated as MLTRRHLLAGAAAGSAALLLPGTATAAQPDTATEQGWLDWIAAHQSDVSVLIDDGAGRRASRNADVRRVLASSVKVVHLSAYAVAVADGRLDPKEQIRMGDWDAHHPFVSDGRAHFQALNWLGVPCDDYGIAKDPEQRVPLARLAEAMIFFSDNAAADYLRTRLGDPALRHAAARGGWFRPDTRSLGGEVLMLMMSEYAPRPGSPVAVRRAMGDAVARRFVRDPGFRAEAFKRWPEMPGTSDAQWPWAKGHGQGSASDLFSLHRSIAKGLYTPAREILAQPLSDRVPPGASEVLFKGGSLPRSLTIGLSVRWPGGRSGTAAVLLTGVSDQDMQNALPLIDLLLAALSDPARFTALEQALH; from the coding sequence ATGCTGACGAGACGCCATCTGCTGGCGGGCGCCGCCGCGGGCTCGGCCGCGTTGCTGCTGCCGGGAACCGCGACCGCGGCCCAGCCGGACACGGCGACCGAACAGGGCTGGCTCGACTGGATCGCCGCCCACCAGAGCGATGTCTCCGTCCTGATCGACGATGGCGCGGGTCGGCGCGCCTCGCGCAATGCCGACGTCCGGCGCGTTCTGGCCTCGTCCGTCAAAGTCGTGCATCTCAGCGCGTACGCCGTCGCGGTGGCCGACGGCAGGCTCGACCCGAAAGAACAGATCCGGATGGGCGACTGGGACGCCCACCACCCCTTCGTCTCCGACGGCCGCGCGCATTTCCAGGCGCTCAACTGGCTGGGCGTCCCCTGCGACGACTACGGCATCGCCAAGGACCCCGAACAGCGTGTTCCCCTGGCGAGGCTCGCCGAAGCGATGATCTTCTTCAGCGACAACGCCGCCGCGGACTATCTCCGCACCCGGCTGGGCGATCCCGCCCTCCGGCACGCGGCGGCGCGAGGCGGCTGGTTCCGGCCGGACACCCGATCGCTCGGCGGCGAGGTCCTGATGCTGATGATGTCGGAGTACGCGCCTCGACCCGGTAGCCCGGTCGCCGTCCGGCGGGCGATGGGCGACGCGGTCGCGCGGCGGTTCGTCCGCGATCCGGGGTTCCGCGCCGAAGCCTTCAAGCGCTGGCCCGAGATGCCCGGCACCTCCGACGCCCAATGGCCGTGGGCCAAGGGACACGGCCAAGGCTCGGCGTCGGATCTGTTCTCGCTTCACCGAAGCATCGCGAAAGGCCTCTACACACCCGCGCGCGAGATCCTCGCACAACCGCTCTCGGATCGCGTACCGCCCGGAGCGAGCGAAGTGCTCTTCAAGGGCGGAAGCCTGCCGCGTTCGCTGACCATCGGGCTTTCCGTCCGCTGGCCGGGCGGACGTTCGGGCACGGCGGCGGTCCTGCTCACCGGCGTGAGCGACCAGGACATGCAGAACGCCCTGCCGCTCATCGACCTCTTGCTCGCGGCGCTGTCCGACCCGGCCCGGTTCACCGCCCTGGAACAAGCGCTTCACTGA
- the sucB gene encoding 2-oxoglutarate dehydrogenase, E2 component, dihydrolipoamide succinyltransferase, producing MAYSVTLPELGESVTEGTVTRWLKQEGDTVEVDEPLLEISTDKVDTEVPSPVAGKVVKISAQEDETVEVGGELAVIDDGTGGVPESSGSAEPAAEEAQPEPEPEPAKEEASAPSQPDTAPASGGEGTEVKLPELGESVTEGTVTRWLKQVGESVEVDEPLLEISTDKVDTEVPSPVAGTVLEIRAGEDETVEVGGVLAVIGAAGSAPAPKAESKPEPKPEPKPEPKPEPKPEPKPEPKAEAAPAPKPAPAPQAAPAPKAEAPKPAASSDNGSDNAPYVTPLVRKLASEHGIDLSSLSGSGVGGRIRKQDVLAAAEAKQKAAPAPAAQPAAAPAPAAAPSAPRKAAVSPELAALRGTVQKASRIRQITATKTRESLQVSAQLTQVHEVDVTKIAKLRQRAKAAFKEREGVNLTFLPFFAKATVEALKQHPNVNASYNEDTKEITYHGAVHLGIAVDTEKGLLSVVIHDAGELSLAGLAHRIADLAGRARSGQIKPDELSGGTFTITNIGSNGALFDTPIIVQPQSGMLGTGAVVKRPVVIADADGNDTIAVRSMAFLPLTYDHRLVDGADAGRFVTTIKQRLEEGNFEDELGL from the coding sequence ATGGCCTACTCCGTCACGTTGCCGGAGCTCGGTGAGAGCGTCACCGAGGGCACCGTCACCCGGTGGTTGAAGCAGGAGGGCGACACCGTCGAGGTCGACGAGCCGTTGCTCGAGATCTCCACGGACAAGGTCGACACCGAGGTCCCGTCCCCGGTCGCCGGCAAGGTCGTGAAGATCAGCGCGCAGGAGGACGAGACCGTCGAGGTCGGCGGCGAGCTCGCCGTCATCGACGACGGGACCGGCGGGGTGCCGGAGTCCTCCGGTTCCGCCGAGCCGGCCGCCGAAGAGGCGCAGCCCGAGCCGGAGCCGGAGCCCGCGAAGGAAGAGGCTTCCGCTCCGTCTCAGCCGGACACCGCGCCGGCTTCGGGCGGCGAAGGCACCGAGGTGAAGCTGCCCGAGCTGGGCGAGAGCGTCACCGAGGGCACCGTCACCCGGTGGCTCAAGCAGGTCGGCGAGAGCGTCGAGGTCGACGAGCCGCTGCTCGAGATCTCCACGGACAAGGTCGACACCGAGGTCCCGTCCCCGGTCGCCGGCACCGTGCTGGAGATCCGCGCCGGCGAGGACGAGACCGTCGAGGTCGGCGGTGTGCTCGCGGTGATCGGTGCCGCCGGTTCCGCCCCGGCCCCGAAGGCCGAGTCCAAGCCCGAGCCGAAGCCCGAACCCAAGCCGGAACCCAAGCCCGAGCCGAAGCCGGAACCGAAGCCCGAGCCCAAGGCCGAAGCGGCTCCCGCGCCGAAGCCCGCCCCGGCTCCGCAGGCCGCCCCGGCTCCCAAGGCCGAGGCCCCGAAGCCGGCGGCGAGCAGCGACAACGGCTCGGACAACGCGCCGTACGTGACGCCGCTGGTCCGCAAGCTCGCTTCGGAGCACGGCATCGACCTGTCGTCGCTGTCCGGTAGCGGTGTCGGTGGCCGCATCCGCAAGCAGGACGTGCTCGCGGCCGCCGAGGCCAAGCAGAAGGCCGCCCCGGCTCCCGCCGCGCAGCCCGCCGCCGCCCCGGCCCCCGCCGCCGCCCCGTCGGCTCCGCGCAAGGCCGCGGTTTCGCCGGAGCTCGCGGCCCTGCGCGGCACCGTGCAGAAGGCCAGCCGGATCCGCCAGATCACCGCCACGAAGACCCGCGAGTCGCTGCAGGTTTCCGCGCAGCTCACGCAGGTCCACGAGGTGGACGTCACGAAGATCGCCAAGCTCCGCCAGCGGGCGAAGGCGGCCTTCAAGGAGCGCGAGGGCGTCAACCTGACGTTCCTGCCGTTCTTCGCGAAGGCCACCGTCGAGGCGCTCAAGCAGCACCCGAACGTCAACGCGTCCTACAACGAGGACACGAAGGAGATCACCTACCACGGTGCGGTGCACCTGGGGATCGCGGTGGACACCGAAAAGGGTCTGCTGTCGGTGGTCATCCACGACGCGGGTGAGCTCAGCCTCGCCGGTCTCGCGCACCGCATCGCCGACCTGGCGGGCCGCGCGCGTTCGGGCCAGATCAAGCCGGACGAGCTGTCGGGCGGCACCTTCACGATCACGAACATCGGCTCCAACGGCGCCCTGTTCGACACGCCGATCATCGTGCAGCCGCAGTCCGGCATGCTCGGGACCGGCGCGGTCGTGAAGCGCCCGGTCGTGATCGCGGACGCCGACGGCAACGACACGATCGCCGTCCGGTCGATGGCGTTCCTGCCGCTGACCTACGACCACCGCCTGGTGGACGGGGCCGACGCGGGCCGCTTCGTCACGACGATCAAGCAGCGTCTGGAAGAGGGCAACTTCGAGGACGAGCTCGGTCTCTGA